CTCAATTTACAAAACTTGGAGGACTTGTAGGACTTGGATTTGGAGCATTGGCAGCAATAATATTAACTATGATTGTTACAAAGGAAGAGGCTAAGTATATTCCTTATGATTCAAGCAGACTTTTGCATCAAATGGGACCTACAGTAATACTTCCGCAGCTTTTAGGAGCTTTGGGAGCAGTTTTCTCAAAAGCGGGAGTAGGTGCAGTAATAGCTGGATTTATGGGAGGTATAATCCCCGCAGATAGTAGATTATTTGGTGTTATAGGATATTGTGTGGCAATGGCAATATTTACAATGATAATGGGTAATGCTTTTGCAGCTTTTGCAGTAATTACAGCTGGAATAGGAGTACCATTTGTCATTAATCTTGGAGGAAATCCAGCTATAGTTGGAGCTTTAGGATTAACAGCTGGATATTGTGGAACTCTGATGACACCTATGGCTGCCAACTTTAACATTGTTCCAGCTTCATTATTGGAAATGAAGAATAAGAATGGTGTAATCTTTGCTCAATTTCCAGTAGCAATAGTTATGCTTATTCTTCACATTATAGTTATGTATACACTTGCATTTTAAAGGAGGAAAGATATGAAAATAGTTATAACAGGATTTGATCCATTTGGAGGGGAGAAGATAAATCCAGCATGGGAAGCTGTAAAATCTCTTCCAGATAAGATTGGAGATATTGAGGTAGTCAAGGTGCAGGTGCCAACTGTATTTAAAAAATCAGCAAAGAAGCTTTTTGAAGCAATAGATAGAGAGAAGCCAGATGCTGTAGTATGTGTAGGTCAGGCTGGTGGAAGGTTTGATATCACTGTAGAAAGAGTGGGTATAAATATTGAAGATGGAAGAATTCCTGACAATGAGGGGTATCAGCCAATAGATACAGCTATATTTGAAGATGGGGAGAATGCATATTTTGCAACACTTCCTATAAAAGCCATGGTAGATGAGATGAAAAAAGAAAATATTCCAGCATCTGTATCAAATAGTGCAGGAACTTATGTGTGCAATCACCTTATGTACTCACTCCTTTACTATCTTGATAAGCAAGGTCTTTATGAAGTGAGAGGTGGATTTATACATGTGCCATTTATACCTGAGCAGGTGGTAGATAAGAAAAATATGCCATCAATGGAGTTATCAAGGATAACGAGAGGTCTTGAAATAGCTCTAAAAGCCATTGCAGAACATAGGGTGGATAAAGTATAACTGGTGGAAAAGAATGCTGATTTAGGCATAGAGAAGGTTAAAAATAATAAATTAGTATAAAAAGAGTGGTCGCAGACCACTCTTTTTATGTTAATTTAAGTTTTTCTAAATATCTAAATAAAGGTTAAAAAGAAAATCTGTAACCAACTGCAAATTGGACAAGATTATTGTTATACTTAGATTTGCTTCCATCTGACCATTTTATTTTTGCATCTCTATGTACATATGCCAGCTCAGTTACAAAGTTATAATACTCTAAACCAACACCAGCTGAATAATAGATACCATTTTTTACCTTTGGTTTTATATATTCTGTAATAAGAACTCTATTTTTACCATCCATTGTAATTGTATCAGAATATGAAGCATGTCCTCTGGTTCTATTAAATGAGTATCCTAAATCAACTTTCACATAAGGTTTTATCTCTGAATCAGTGTTAAAATTATATTTTCCAGTTACATATAGAGGGAAAGAGTCATATCTAGGTATTTCTGCTTTTATGGTTCTTCTGACAATTTTCTTGTTCTCCATTTGTAATTTATTTAAAATCTCTTTTTTCTCAGCTATTAAGTTCTCTTTTTCTTTTAATAGCTTCTCTAATTCTGCTTTATTAACCTCAGTTACTTCAGATACTGGTTGAGCATAAACATATTTCTCTATCAGATCTTTCATTTCAGGAGCGAGAGGGTCATACTTTATTACTCCATCGTCTTCTATTTCTTCAAGTTCATCTATATATTTTTCTAAATTTTTTGCTAAATCAGTTGAATTTTTACTTGGCTTTACCACCTCTTCAAGAATTCCATCAACAACGTCATCAATTTCCTCTCTAACATCTTTCTCTGGTTGACTATCTGGATCTTTAGCATTTTCAGCTAAAGAAAATTTAAGCATCTCATCCTTTAATTCATTTCTTACATCTTCTACTGTTTTTATTATCCTAGTGGTTTTGCTATTAAGGATTCTTGTATAATCTTTATCAATTCCTGCTATTTTACTATCAAGAGCAGAGATTTCAGACTCAATCTCTTCATTACTTTCCAGCTTATTAACATCTACCTTTTGAATATCACTGCTTTTAGTCAAATAAGTAAATTCTTTTTCCAAAGTAGCTGTTCCTCTACTTCTTATATATCCTATTCCCACACCAAGTTCAACCTTTTCAGATAATGATCTTGTCAGTTCCAGATTAACTGAATTTCCCACTTTACCTTTTGCCTTAAATTTTCCAACATCTTCAACGTTAACTCTTGAAAATCTTGAATCAAGACTTACTCCTGCTTTCACATACATATTGTTATTGCTTCCCAGTGCAACAACAGATCCCAGTGTAAGCATTCCTAATAAAATCTTTTTCATATCGATTCCTCCCAAAATCACAGTTTTACATAGTATTATCAACTTAAAACCATCAACCATATCTGCTATTTTATATTATTGCTGGTATTGCAAGCTTTAACTCAATAGGCAAGAAGTCGCCCACCTCTATAGGTAGTGCGATGAATTGCCTTTTTATTTTTTAAAATATGATATAATGTAAGTAGTTTATAAAATAAATAATTTTGTAGGAGGTGGACTGATGAAACAACTAAAAGCATATAAATTTAGAATTTATCCAAGCCATGAACAAAAGATATTTTTCAGTAAAACTTTTGGTTGTGTTCGTCTTGTCTATAATCTTATGCTAAATGATAGAATTAAAGCATATGAAGAAAGCAAAGGTAATCCTGATAAAAAATTAAAATATACTACTCCTGCTAAGTATAAAAAAGAATATGAATTTCTAAAAGAAGTTGATAGTCTTGCTCTTGCTAATGCTCAAATGAATTTAGATAAAGCATATAGAAACTTTTTTAGAGATAAGTCAATTGGTTTTCCTAAATTCAAATCCAAGAAAAATCCTGTACAAAGCTATACAACTAATAATCAAAATGGAACTGTAAATATTTTTGAAAATAGGTTAAAACTTCCAAAATTGAAAGAATTAATAAAAGTAAAAGTGCATAGAGAAATAAAAGGCAAAGTAAAATCTGCTACCATTTCGCGTAATGGAAGTGGTAAGTATTTTATCTCTCTTTTGTGTGAAACAGATATAGAAGAACTACCTAAAACTAATTCAGCAGTAGGAATTGACTTAGGTATTAAAGATATGGCTATTTTATCTACTGGAGAGAAAATAAAAAATCTTAAATTTAGAAAGCAACTAGAAGATAAATTAAGAAAAGAACAGAGAAAACTTTCAAGAAGAGCTTTATTAGCCAAAAAAGAAAATAGAAAATTAAGCGAAGCAAAGAACTATCAAAAGCAAAGAATTAAAGTAGCAAAGATACATGAAAAAATTATGAATATGAGAATAGATTTCTTAAATAAGTTAAGTACATATATTATCAAAAACCACGATATTATTTGTATTGAAGACTTAAATACAAAAGGATTACTTCATAATCATAAATTAGCTAAATCTATCGTTGATGTATCTTGGGCTAGTTTTGTAAATAAACTTGAGTATAAGGCTAAATGGTATGGTAGAGAGATAATAAAAATCGATAGACTATATCCATCAAGCCAGATATGCTCTGTTTGTGGGCATCATGATGGCAAGAAAACTCTTGATATAAGAGAGTGGACTTGTCCAATTTGTCATACTCATCACGATAGAGATATAAATGCAAGCAAAAATATATTAGCTGAAGGTCTAAGAATAAGACAGGCAGTCTAAAAATAAAAAGAACCGTAGGAACTACGGGGATAGCTTGGTAAATATAGTTGGCTAACAAAAGCAACTACTTCCCAAGAAGAAGCTACCACTTCAAAAGCTGAAAGCTTTAAGTGGGAGAGGTTCACTGGATTGGATAATGTTCGAAGTTTAATGATTGGATTATATGTTTATTGATTACTATTATAATACTCTTTTAGTTTTTGAAAATCAATATGTCTATATGATTTTGCTATAATTTGTTGTATTTGATTCTTTCTAACACTATTCTCACACGACAATGTGTGAGAATGGTAAGAAACCTATTGTGTTGGATAAAAAGGGGAAGTTTGGTATAATATAGTATAAATTAAAAAATTAGCGAGTGATGACAATGAAATTTAGAAAAGTAAAAACAGAGATAGAGGGAGTATATATAATTGAGCCTACTCTTTTTGGTGATGAGAGGGGATTTTTCATGGAGACTTGGAACCATGAGGAGTTTAAAAAGATAGGTTTAGATGTGAATTTTGTACAGGATAACCATTCAAAATCTATAAGAGGGGTGTTACGTGGACTGCACCTTCAGACAAAACACTCTCAGGGAAAACTGATAAGAGTGGTAAAGGGAGCTATATATGATGTAGCAGTAGACCTTCGTGAGGGAAGTGAAACCTATGGTAAATGGATAGGGGTAGAACTGTCTCGTGACAATCACAGAATGTGCTATATTCCAGAGGGATTTGCCCATGGATTTTTAGCTCTTGATGATGAAAATGAGATTATCTATAAGTGTACAGATGTGTATAAGCCTCAGTATGAGCTTGGAATTGCCTGGGATGACAGGGACCTTGGTGTAGACTGGGCACTTGATAGATACAGAATAGATAGAGATTTACTTATACTTTCAGAAAAAGATAGAAAGAATATCTCATTTAATGAGTATCAGCATGGGTATTTTGGAGAAAAGGTGATGATACTTGGAGCTCATGGACAGTTAGGAAGAGAGTTTCAGAGATATTTTGATGAGAAGAAGATAAGATATGTGGCTTTTGGGCATAATGATTTGGATGTAAGAGATATCCATAGAATAGAAGAGGAAGCTATTAAAAACAGGGTCACAGGAATTATTAACTGTGCTGGATACAATAATGTTGATAAGGCTGAAGTAGAAAGAGATGTATGCTGTGAAGTAAATGGCTATGCACCTTTAGGAATAGCAGGAATATGTAAAAAATTGGGAATATTTTTTGTAACATATTCAACAGACTATGTATTTGATGGAGAAAAAGATACTCCATACACTGAGGATGATATTCCTAATCCAGTATCACTATATGGTCAGTCAAAACTTATGGGAGAGCATGCCCTTGAATACAATAGAACTTTGGTGATAAGACCATCATGGATATTTGGAGCTCTAAATGATAACTTTGTTAAAAAGGTAATAGGCTGGGCAGAGGAAAAACATGAAGTAAGAGTAGTAGATGACCAGGTATCAGCTCCTACATATACAAAAGATCTGGTAAACTTTACATGGAGTAT
The nucleotide sequence above comes from Fusobacterium sp. DD2. Encoded proteins:
- the rfbD gene encoding dTDP-4-dehydrorhamnose reductase, producing the protein MKFRKVKTEIEGVYIIEPTLFGDERGFFMETWNHEEFKKIGLDVNFVQDNHSKSIRGVLRGLHLQTKHSQGKLIRVVKGAIYDVAVDLREGSETYGKWIGVELSRDNHRMCYIPEGFAHGFLALDDENEIIYKCTDVYKPQYELGIAWDDRDLGVDWALDRYRIDRDLLILSEKDRKNISFNEYQHGYFGEKVMILGAHGQLGREFQRYFDEKKIRYVAFGHNDLDVRDIHRIEEEAIKNRVTGIINCAGYNNVDKAEVERDVCCEVNGYAPLGIAGICKKLGIFFVTYSTDYVFDGEKDTPYTEDDIPNPVSLYGQSKLMGEHALEYNRTLVIRPSWIFGALNDNFVKKVIGWAEEKHEVRVVDDQVSAPTYTKDLVNFTWSMIEKDIYGLYHFSNFGECSKYDQVKYVLGKTGGLDKLERAKSEDFKPLAKRPKYSKLDSRKAESVVGPISHWKDGIDRFLKEIK
- a CDS encoding DUF979 domain-containing protein, whose product is MDIKLIIKTILEIMYIICGIVLIIGGIYAYNDKKNEKRVTSALFWILFGIIFLGGAYMNKALVGGILVVMGVLTVTKSVHVGSLVNSSPEKREKRAEEIGNLLFLPALSIGVVAFAVAQFTKLGGLVGLGFGALAAIILTMIVTKEEAKYIPYDSSRLLHQMGPTVILPQLLGALGAVFSKAGVGAVIAGFMGGIIPADSRLFGVIGYCVAMAIFTMIMGNAFAAFAVITAGIGVPFVINLGGNPAIVGALGLTAGYCGTLMTPMAANFNIVPASLLEMKNKNGVIFAQFPVAIVMLILHIIVMYTLAF
- the pcp gene encoding pyroglutamyl-peptidase I, yielding MKIVITGFDPFGGEKINPAWEAVKSLPDKIGDIEVVKVQVPTVFKKSAKKLFEAIDREKPDAVVCVGQAGGRFDITVERVGINIEDGRIPDNEGYQPIDTAIFEDGENAYFATLPIKAMVDEMKKENIPASVSNSAGTYVCNHLMYSLLYYLDKQGLYEVRGGFIHVPFIPEQVVDKKNMPSMELSRITRGLEIALKAIAEHRVDKV
- the tnpB gene encoding IS200/IS605 family element RNA-guided endonuclease TnpB, whose translation is MKQLKAYKFRIYPSHEQKIFFSKTFGCVRLVYNLMLNDRIKAYEESKGNPDKKLKYTTPAKYKKEYEFLKEVDSLALANAQMNLDKAYRNFFRDKSIGFPKFKSKKNPVQSYTTNNQNGTVNIFENRLKLPKLKELIKVKVHREIKGKVKSATISRNGSGKYFISLLCETDIEELPKTNSAVGIDLGIKDMAILSTGEKIKNLKFRKQLEDKLRKEQRKLSRRALLAKKENRKLSEAKNYQKQRIKVAKIHEKIMNMRIDFLNKLSTYIIKNHDIICIEDLNTKGLLHNHKLAKSIVDVSWASFVNKLEYKAKWYGREIIKIDRLYPSSQICSVCGHHDGKKTLDIREWTCPICHTHHDRDINASKNILAEGLRIRQAV